The Conexivisphaera calida genome includes a region encoding these proteins:
- a CDS encoding V4R domain-containing protein — MGTGGHVFRVGAARMVLAVEATLRGLFRGSKKLLGDDAGAAFTYYAGFTSGREMGELYVRSLMDPHVALGAFAETVKSNGYAADITILEGEDRYRMEMRNLIECELLSDYAAERGGHVNASHWVRGYVAGVLSAIRGGEWDVKEIECINDGPDKCAFEARKK; from the coding sequence ATGGGGACGGGCGGACACGTGTTCAGGGTGGGGGCCGCCCGCATGGTCCTGGCGGTGGAGGCCACGCTGAGGGGCCTCTTCAGGGGCTCCAAGAAGCTCCTGGGGGATGATGCAGGGGCGGCGTTCACCTACTATGCAGGATTCACGAGCGGTAGGGAGATGGGTGAACTATACGTGAGATCCCTCATGGATCCTCACGTGGCCCTCGGGGCCTTCGCCGAGACGGTGAAGTCGAACGGATATGCAGCTGACATAACCATCCTGGAGGGAGAGGACAGGTACAGGATGGAGATGCGCAACCTCATCGAATGCGAGCTCCTCTCGGACTACGCAGCCGAGAGGGGAGGGCATGTGAATGCATCACACTGGGTGCGCGGCTACGTAGCCGGGGTGCTCTCGGCCATCAGAGGAGGGGAATGGGACGTGAAGGAGATCGAGTGCATAAACGATGGACCAGATAAGTGCGCGTTCGAGGCGAGGAAGAAGTAG